The Sulfurospirillum oryzae genome contains the following window.
TTACGTTAATTATGGCTATCCCGAAGCGGGACGTGTCTTTTATGGCAATGTAAAATATAAATTTTAGCCTTTACATGTAAAAGCAGTTCAGAGAGCTTTAATGTTCTCTGAACTATACTTCACACATCTGCTTTGCTCCTCTAAGTAATATGCTTAATTTGCACATTTAAGTTATTTTTAAGTTTTTTCACTACTTTTTTTTCACCATTTTCACCTAAGCAAATCTGTGGTACATTTTCTAAAAATTGGTAAACAGTTGTTTACTGATACGACATAATGCATCGTAAAAAAAGGGTCTTGTTTCTACAAAGATTCCGTGTTTATCCCTTGTTTTCGAGCTTTTTAAAATGTTTCAACATCGTTAGACTCTATCGGTCTGTTTTTGTTGACTTTAGGAAAAGAGGAACAAAGAGATGATAAATAAAGAATCGGTTAATAAAGCCCGCTCACTCTACTATGGATTTTTGAGCAAAATATTTGTTTTCACTACAAGCGAGGATCGTTACAAAGGTGTTTTAGAAGCACTCGATGTGATGATTGAAAACCCAATTGATGAAAATTCTGCTGAAGCACTCAAAGAGATTAAAGCATTTTTAGTTGAACAAGGTCAAAATGCGCTTATTCAAGAGTACGATGATATCTTCCATAACCCTGCCTATAAAGTTGTTCGCAATACCGCTTCGTATTATGATGAAGGCGTTGAAAGCGGACACCAACGACTCGCCGTTAAAAACTTCTTAGCCAAAACCAAAATCAGACGTAATGAAAACTATTTTAAAGAGAATGAAGACAGCGTTGGTTTTATCTTTACGTTTATGCACGAACTCATTGAACTGATCATGCTAAATCAAAAAGAGTATGAAAATATTCAACATTGTCTTTTCACTGAAGTGATTAATCCTTTTGTGGATGAATTTATCATCAATGTTTATGAACACCCAATGTCCAAAACTTACCAA
Protein-coding sequences here:
- a CDS encoding TorD/DmsD family molecular chaperone, with protein sequence MINKESVNKARSLYYGFLSKIFVFTTSEDRYKGVLEALDVMIENPIDENSAEALKEIKAFLVEQGQNALIQEYDDIFHNPAYKVVRNTASYYDEGVESGHQRLAVKNFLAKTKIRRNENYFKENEDSVGFIFTFMHELIELIMLNQKEYENIQHCLFTEVINPFVDEFIINVYEHPMSKTYQSIAIVLNAFMTFERMYFEVAKPPLKEKVRVQKPVEVISGAEARRRAENKAKKMAGLEAKVERAVR